TAATTCCTTGTAACCCTCCTCtcttaaaatgaaatttcagGAAAGGAAGTAGCTGTGGACAAAGTCGTTCCAGGACATGGAGGAGGTGGTTGAGGGAGAACACAGTTCTTGGAGCCTTAAAAAGGCTTACAGATAAAGCATATGAATGTAGCACCgggaattttcatttctttgttccaACCTCAGGCTATCCTGTTGCCTGTTCTTTCTCTTAAACCTCAATATGTTCAGCTAGGAAGATGGTAGAGTTCCTGATCTTGCCAAGAGGTAATATATATAGCTACGTGAAGTAATCCAATAATTATAAACTCAGTAAAATTTGTAAAGAAATTAGTGGACTTGGAAGGGGGATATGAGAATGTCTGGTAGCGATCTGCCATGGTTTAGAAATGCAACCAACAGAGGTGATTTCCTCCGTCAAATGCCGCTCCAAACATTTACAAGTTAACAACGAACTACAAGACGAATTTCGCTTTCTCAGAGCTTATTTTAGATTTCATACTACCCCAAACTTGATTTCCACCCGGCTACTCCAAGTCAAGGGCAATCGGATGTTAAAGTGAAACTAAAAGCGAAAACATAGCTTTAAGGTGGTGGTGTGCGGGGAGAAGAAAAGTGCGGATCAATCTAGAACACGATTTTTCCTTAGCTGCTGAGTGAAATGTCTCATATTAAGCTGCATACGCACTTACTCCTTGGTGGCCCTTACAATCTATAGGGGGAAAAACAACGAACCTGGACTCTTTTTTTTGACAGCAGTCTCGCTCTTATATCCCAGGTTTGAGTACAacggctcgatctcggctcactgcaaccttcgcctcccgggctcaaacgattcttctgactctgcctcccaagtagctgggattaagtctgccaccattcctggctaatttttgtatattttagtagagacgggatttcaccatgttggccaggctggtcccgaactcctgagctcatgtgatccgccctgctcggcctccaaaagtgctgggattacaggcttgagccactgcgcccggccgaactTGGACGTTTTAGTAAACCCTTACTATCCCACGTGTTGCTTAGCCATTTTACCTTGCCAACTCTGGAAAATTACAGATCTTTAAACGATAACATGGGTGGCTCTTAAAAGAGCCTTTGGGTCGTTGGCGCTTTTACTCAGGTAACTATTTACTTGGAGCTGGTGTACTTGGTGACAGCCTTGGTGCCCTCCGACACCGCGTGTTTGGCCAGCTCCCCGGGGAGCAGCAGGCGCACGGCCGTTTGGATCTCCCTGGAAGTGATAGTCGAGCGCTTGTTGTAATGCGCCAGGCGGGAAGCCTCGCCTGCGATGCGCTCAAAAATGTCGTTGACGAAGGAGTTCATGATACCCATAGCCTTGGACGAGATGCCAGTGTCAGGGTGGACCTGCTTCAGCACCTTGTACACGTACACGGAATAGCTCTCCTTGCGGCTGCGCTTGCGCTTCTTGCCGTCCTTCTTCTGAGCCTTGGTCACCGCCTTCTTCGAGCCCTTCTTCGGGGCAGGGGCTGACTTAGCTGGTTCTGGCATGTTCGCAGCAGAAGTGACACAGTCAAATGACCACAGGGAAATGCTGGCGAGCCCAAACGCCCTCGTTATTCATTCCGTGCATATGCAAATGAGGCTTGCTGAGTTTCGGTTTCTGATTGGTTCTTTTAATCTCTGAATATACGGCAGGCCATTTCTAAATTCCTAAATCTCATTGGCTCTCCCACAAGCTCAACCTCATAATTTGACCTTTCAACTATAATTACGTAAgtcagaaggttttttttttttttttttttttaactttttttaaacacCTGCTTTTCGATTGGCTGAAATCTGTGTTCAGGAGATAGCACAGGCCACTTTACCGAATATAGATTATAGCAGTTTAGCTGGTTGCGTTTTACTAGAACCAATCACTTTCCTTCTtctaaacaattatttaaatactTCACTGCGTCTGGATGTGGAAAGCAGGGCAGCAAAGCTGGCGCCAAGGCTAAAATGCACTCTTTTAGGGCTGGTCTCCAGTTTTCTGTGGGCCGAGGGCACCGCCTGCTCCGCAAGGGCAACTACGCCGAGCGGGTCGGGGCCGGCGCGCCAGTGTACCTGGCGTCGGTGCTGGAGTACCTGACCGCCAAGATTCTGGAGTTGGCGGGCAACGCGGCCCGCGACAGAAGACCTGCGTCATTCCCCGACGCCTGCAGCTGGCCATCCACGACGAGAAGCTCAACAAGCTGCTAGGCAAAGTTACTATCGCGCAGGGCGGTGTCCTGCCCAATATTCAGGCCGTACTGTGGCCCTGTCTATACAAGTGACTAAGCGAACAGGACTAATGAGAAAATGTCTAATATCGCAAGTAAGTGCTTTAATGTATTCGGGAAGAAACAAGTTCAATAACGTTTCCAAAACCGTGTAAAGTTTACATGGACAGGGCCACTCCAATGTTCAAGTTACCCTGCAGAAGAGGCTAGTGGGGATGGTAGCCTGGAATTTCAATAGGACCcaatgaaaaaagtaaatgagaGTCGTTGGAAAACCTAAAGTCAGTCTATCCTTTAAAAATTCTCAACCGAAGCAAAATACCATTTGGGACAAAATACAATTCCCTTAACATTTGTTGCTCACTGTTGTATGTCGGTGACTTCTTGGTTCGTGATTTCCCAGGTACACCACCCAGGAATCCTGCCTTATAATGGTCAAAGGTTTCTAGCTAGCGGCAATTCAAGTTACTCCGGAAAACCACACAAGATAAACTTCTCAAAACTTGGTTCTCCGAATCTGGCCCCACAACACATCTACTGAATGAGAATTAGCGTCTTCCAAAGTCTTAAAGTAGTCGTTTACGGACTACAGCTTGAGAAGCGCAGAATTAGAATTTTAGGAAATAACGCTCTTGGATCGCATACTAACAGAGAAGAGAGGATTAAAAAATGAAGTGATTCATCCAATCAGACTTTCCAGTAATTCACCAATCACATCGTTGGACTCTTCAGCCAATGGTTTTGTTGCGCGGGACTTTTGAAAATCAACAAGGCCAATTAGAATGTTTCTGAGTATATATAAGGGTAGTCGCCACTCTNNNNNNNNNNGGCCAATTAGAATGTTTCTGAGTATATATAAGGGTAGTCGCCACTCTGCCAAAGTGGCTGagtttttctttcagttaatCTGAGATGGCCCGCACCAAGCAGACTGCACGCAAGTCCACCGGTGGCAAAGCACCGCGCAAGCAGCTGGCCACTAAGGCGGCTCGGAAAAGCGCGCCGGCCACCGGCGGCGTGAAGAAGCCTCACCGCTACCGTCCCGGCACCGTGGCTTTGCGCGAGATTCGCCGCTACCAGAAGTCGACTGAGCTGCTGATCCGAAAGTTGCCTTTCCAGCGCCTGGTGCGAGAAATCGCTCAGGACTTCAAGACGGATCTTCGCTTTCAGAGTTCCGCGGTGATGGCCCTGCAGGAGGCCTGCGAAGCCTACTTGGTGGGGCTCTTTGAGGACACCAACCTGTGTGCCATCCATGCTAAGCGAGTGACTATCATGCCCAAGGACATTCAGCTCGCTCGCCGCATTCGTGGGGAGAGAGCGTAAAGATTTCTGGGTAATCTCTCCAACCCAAA
Above is a genomic segment from Piliocolobus tephrosceles isolate RC106 chromosome 5, ASM277652v3, whole genome shotgun sequence containing:
- the LOC111541026 gene encoding histone H2B type 1, translated to MPEPAKSAPAPKKGSKKAVTKAQKKDGKKRKRSRKESYSVYVYKVLKQVHPDTGISSKAMGIMNSFVNDIFERIAGEASRLAHYNKRSTITSREIQTAVRLLLPGELAKHAVSEGTKAVTKYTSSK
- the LOC111541140 gene encoding histone H3.1, with amino-acid sequence MARTKQTARKSTGGKAPRKQLATKAARKSAPATGGVKKPHRYRPGTVALREIRRYQKSTELLIRKLPFQRLVREIAQDFKTDLRFQSSAVMALQEACEAYLVGLFEDTNLCAIHAKRVTIMPKDIQLARRIRGERA